A region from the Gavia stellata isolate bGavSte3 chromosome 2, bGavSte3.hap2, whole genome shotgun sequence genome encodes:
- the CASP8AP2 gene encoding CASP8-associated protein 2: MATDEDGLGLFDIRYGAETSPFKEGDESSVDIYDGLDNGLTVPDNSAPNSTPAGNSLNLFDEILIEEGTAKEASYNELQAEYGKCQQQIKELMKKFKEIQAQNVILQNENQALKKNISALIKTARVEINRKDEEISNLHQRLSEFPNHRSTFTRTYLPGSTNGRCSEMCKTKVSKFRPSDSGDSIKMEHRIKNDCSKDTYHSYSSHNTDNGKSSSEKRNTSYLLRYPPEELCNNDTYTCLPNYDHRSNKDNRKERKDMKINEQYSRGHVNKYKREVHQSTGNNGNCSNGDSEEGNSDPQQKLKTLSEKSSKNESQQKSQSVKLKCSPSVERKVERGVSSWEKQTTGKDRFQTRGELHADERSQNLLKKDIKTHDKDEKNAGQRNKPNEKLQEQPRRSGRGSSPHSKHEHSKSLHESRKCRVEEPRKGRDIDCKRDRGTNDHSSREERTSPSNSNSREHKYARLKENSSRYEWETAHSKSERHRTEEKRKRERENQDENRHFRNERKVAKEISHQSGKESKKGADVTKSERNKSYKLEETYRVADSIKDHKIPKTDHTGTKSKDLKLSFMEKLNLTLSPAKKQCLSPTDGLKTPSQKATDEGSTELTLQAELLDCAYSVNCAPTEQANSILQVLDSAAQSSVEPALPVSVSSENEVLKKAAADPTQSEALPVVATDELSSEVLSEAEVGQVQPQALPGAPEVLVPDEMQAETLSVAAEACELVESEASATAAAVIDLNHPEPLPLEVAGSVAQCENLPVTVGVMQDDNVPAAEVTQSQPASASMGALPESAAEQKEEDKIWLAADIESSADQRGSQNLVLDDSEAKNSGDLESCDVADDTSETKPDSLMEIVKDDDHLATENVECSAEKNSICKINMSTSQSPDRTMLTDKDEPLADQNACDLEPDLIEISTAASSLSGEMYPRTKERETNPVPVDDDSSILSIDLNHLRYIPKAISPLNSPMRPLAKALKMESPCKGLVKSYNKDLVPESTVVVCPSKNLSKEVNKENQKPVSMSDEHLEMESQLSISSDEIEEGEIISSDEDEEKSEPERCSEKTKKSRPKAPPETRNLTSGPQNQKSKTVCCNEDKGKFVSVKVSTKKNGERHKNQTFRCSKDMKKNKTVSIACLEKIVHVIVEPSNVQEIMQMLRGIRKQMRKNYMKFKVHFPVQHFHRIIESGIINFTSLIKYLNFAKMSTLGETLKLNICDIIESKLKQVKKNAIVDRLFEQQISDMKKQLWKFVDEQLDYLFEKIRRIIIKLCDVVNVGNESEEGKFERPGRQKHKISHKNDVQRSRKKTLNARPQKAEEYIHSKQIVDCQRPKCHHEKTKTDAPKTAFTKCLNSIDNTRNSQTKVHLSKENSLQGTLTPLKGVKYEKEGFQLSRDANKSDLSYELLTEQQASSLTFNLVSDAQMGEIFKSLLQGSDLLEKNGGNIDRHEWEFRTPEKQFLDSHKCRGNTAGLVHEIPPKEASVESRPVEDINWPIVSPVRAPSLTSRLQMSVDPDVLDESCMFEVPTNAASCKEDECSLQKNKSFVSSILLEDLAVSLTIPSPLKSDAHLSFLKPENNSSSTPEGVLSAHYSEDALLEEEDATEQDIHLALESDNSSSKSSCSSSWTSRPVAPGFQCRPSLPMQAVIMEKSNDHFIVKIRRAVPSTSPASDQTASVKEAQPSSTKNGKQEMKSGEKERVSQSATAAAVQETVRPDLVKMDQLPHVSTGQEQNPALSQPLKESHNSIGKEETTGLLGPCRKSSNTEGQDTGSPDEGSEQSQRHKLKVSENVNEMGVRSQASFPAGCSVESYIDLTDDIVSETSCLAVESTADNRTRGTSTANSENSDKKEELEKCSDAFVDLTEELSNEAVAGECDLETKSTSNTDVGCQISIDGKTTKKRKKEAVGENSNSKRQRKETESSGEGGDASGVKPEEVNSAPKQCSNKKNELQQNKDSSPLASSSSSPSLYAKNIIKKKGEVVVSWTRNDDREILLECQRKGPSSKTFVSLATRLNKSPNQVSERFKQLMKLFKKSKCK; the protein is encoded by the exons acAATTCTGCTCCAAATTCTACACCAGCTGGAAACAGCTTGAATTTATTTGATGAGATATTAATTGAAGAAGGGACTGCAAAGGAAGCATCCTACAATGAG TTGCAGGCAGAATATGGAAAATGTCAGCAGCAAATTAAAGAGTTGATGAAGAAATTTAAGGAAATACAGGCACAG aatgtTATTCTACAGAATGAAAACCAAGCTCtcaaaaagaatatttcagCACTTATCAAAACAGCAAGAGTGGAAATTAACCGTAAGGATGAAGAAATCAGTAATCTCCATCAAAG GCTATCGGAATTTCCCAATCATCGAAGTACCTTCACCAGAACATACCTTCCAGGATCAACTAATGGAAGATGCTCGGAGATGTGTAAAACAAAGGTTTCCAAATTCAGACCTTCTGATTCAGGTGACAGTATAAAGATGGAGCATAGAATAAAAAATGACTGTTCAAAAGATACATACCACAGTTACTCATCTCATAATACGGACAACGGGAAGTCTagctctgaaaaaagaaacacttcatATTTACTGAGATACCCTCCCGAAGAGCTCTGCAACAATGATACTTATACATGTCTACCGAACTATGACCATAGGTCCAACAAGgataacagaaaggaaagaaaagacatgaaaattAATGAACAATATAGTAGGGGACATGTCAATAAATACAAAAGGGAAGTACATCAGAGTACCGGAAACAATGGTAACTGTAGCAATGGTGACAGCGAAGAGGGGAATTCAGATCCTCAGCAAAAGCTGAAAACCCTTTCAGAGAAGTCTAGTAAAAATGAGTCGCAGCAAAAAAGTCAGAGCGTAAAACTCAAATGCAGTCCAAGTGtagaaagaaaagtagaaagggGTGTTTCTTCTTGGGAGAAACAAACTACTGGTAAAGACAGATTTCAAACAAGAGGTGAATTGCATGCTGATGAGCGATCacaaaatttattaaaaaaagacattaaaacacatgataaagatgaaaaaaatgctggcCAAAGGAATAAACCAAACGAAAAGCTACAAGAGCAACCAAGGAGGTCTGGTAGAGGGAGTAGTCCACACTCAAAGCACGAACATTCAAAGAGCCTTCATGAATCACGTAAATGTCGTGTGGAAGAGCCtagaaaaggaagagacattGACTGCAAGAGAGACAGGGGAACAAATGATCATAGTTCTCGAGAAGAAAGGACTTCACCTTCTAATTCCAACAGCAGAGAGCATAAATACGCACGCTTGAAGGAAAATAGTAGTAGATATGAATGGGAAACAGCGCATTCCAAATCAGAAAGAcacagaactgaagaaaaaaggaaaagagaaagagagaatcAAGATGAAAATagacattttagaaatgaaagaaaagttgcAAAAGAGATTTCTCACCAATCTGGAAAAGAATCCAAGAAAGGTGCAGATGTTACAAAAAGTGAGAGAAACAAGTCCTATAAGCTAGAAGAAACCTACAGGGTAGCAGATAGCATAAAAGACCATAAAATTCCCAAAACTGACCACACTGGGACAAAAAGCAAAGACTTAAAACTTAGCTTTATGGAAAAGCTAAATTTAACTCTTTCTCCTGCTAAGAAACAATGTCTCTCTCCAACAGATGgacttaaaacaccttcccaaAAGGCCACTGATGAGGGAAGTACAGAACTCACGCTGCAGGCAGAACTGTTAGATTGTGCCTACTCTGTTAACTGTGCTCCCACAGAGCAAGCCAATTCAATACTACAAGTTCTGGACAGTGCAGCTCAAAGCAGTGTGGAACCAGCACTGCCTGTTTCTGTCAGTTCCGAAAATGAAGTcttgaaaaaagcagcagcagatccaACACAGTCTGAAGCATTGCCAGTAGTGGCAACTGATGAACTGAGCTCAGAAGTCTtatcagaagcagaagtggGTCAGGTACAGCCCCAAGCCTTGCCAGGAGCACCAGAGGTACTGGTTCCTGATGAGATGCAGGCTGAAACATTGTCAGTGGCAGCAGAGGCTTGTGAGCTGGTTGAATCGGAAGCCTCAGCAACAGCAGCGGCAGTGATAGATCTGAATCACCCTGAACCTTTGCCCCTGGAGGTGGCAGGGAGTGTGGCACAGTGTGAAAACTTGCCTGTGACAGTGGGTGTGATGCAGGATGATAATGTACCAGCAGCAGAAGTGACACAATCTCAACCTGCCAGTGCAAGTATGGGAGCCCTTCCAgagtcagcagcagagcagaaagaggaagataaaATATGGCTGGCTGCTGACATAGAAAGCTCAGCAGACCAACGTGGCTCTCAAAACCTTGTCTTAGATGACTCGGAAGCCAAAAATTCTGGTGACCTGGAGTCCTGTGATGTTGCAGATGATACTagtgaaacaaaaccagactctTTAATGGAAATAGTGAAGGACGATGATCACTTGGCTACAGAAAATGTTGAGTGTTCCGCTGAGAAAAACAGTATCTGCAAAATTAATATGAGTACATCTCAGTCACCTGACAGAACTATGTTAACTGATAAGGATGAACCATTAGCTGACCAGAATGCTTGTGATCTGGAGCCAGACCTAATTGAAATCAGTACTGCAGCATCTTCTCTTAGTGGTGAGATGTATCCTAGAACTAAAGAGAGAGAAACTAACCCAGTTCCTGTTGATGATGACAGCTCAATACTGAGCATTGATCTCAATCACTTGAGGTATATTCCAAAGGCAATCAGCCCACTGAACAGTCCAATGCGCCCTTTGGCTAAGGCACTTAAGATGGAAAGTCCCTGCAAAGGTCTTGTGAAGAGTTACAACAAAG atTTAGTTCCTGAAAGTACGGTGGTTGTTTGTCCCTCAAAGAATTTGTCAAAGGAggtaaacaaagaaaatcaaaagccAGTTAGCATGTCTGATGAACACTTAGAGATGGAGTCCCAGCTGAGTATCTCTTCAGATGAAATAGAAGAAGGAGAAATCATAAGTagtgatgaagatgaagaaaaatctgaacCAGAAAGATGctctgaaaagacaaaaaagtcaAGACCAAAAGCTCCTCCTGAGACACGAAATTTGACCAGCGGTCCACAGaatcaaaaaagcaaaactgtgtgTTGCAATGAAGATAAAGGAaaatttgtttctgtgaaagTAAGTACAAAGAAGAATGGAGAGAGGCATAAAAATCAGACTTTCAGATGTTCAAAggatatgaagaaaaataaaactgtgagCATTGCTTGTCTTGAAAAAATAGTTCATGTTATTGTTGAACCTTCAAATGTACAAGAAATCATGCAGATGCTAAGAGGTATACGAAAGCAGATGAGGAAAAATTATATGAAGTTCAAGGTACACTTTCCAGTtcagcattttcacagaattatAGAATCTGGTATCATAAATTTTACatcattaataaaatacttgaaCTTTGCCAAGATGTCTACATTAGGTGAGACATTAAAATTGAATATCTGTGATATTATAGAGTCCAAACTTAAGCAAGTTAAAAAGAATGCAATAGTGGACCGTCTTTTTGAACAACAGATATCAGATATGAAAAAACAGTTATGGAAATTTGTAGATGAACAGCTTGATTACTTATTTGAAAAGATACGGAGAATTATAATAAAACTATGTGATGTGGTAAATGTGGGAAATGAGAGTGAGGAAGGGAAGTTTGAAAGACCAGGAAGGCAAAAACACAAAATCAGTCATAAAAATGATGTGCAAAGATCTAGAAAAAAGACCCTAAATGCCAGACCTCAAAAGGCTGAAGAATATATCCATTCGAAGCAAATTGTGGATTGTCAACGACCTAAGTGTCACCATGAGAAAACTAAAACAGATGCACCAAAAACTGCCTTTACAAAATGTCTTAACTCCATTGATAACACAAGGAATTCCCAAACCAAAGTGCACCTCTCTAAAGAGAATAGTTTGCAAGGCACTCTCACTCCATTGAAGGGtgtaaaatatgaaaaggaaGGATTCCAGCTGTCCAGAGATGCTAACAAGTCTGATCTTAGTTATGAGCTTCTCACAGAACAACAAGCATCCAGTCTTACTTTTAATCTTGTAAGTGATGCTCAAATGGgtgaaattttcaaaagcttatTGCAAGGTTCTGacctcttggaaaaaaatggtggCAATATTGACAGACATGAGTGGGAATTCAGGACaccagaaaaacagtttttagACAGTCATAAATGCAGAGGTAACACGGCTGGACTGGTGCATGAGATTCCTCCAAAGGAGGCTTCTGTGGAATCTCGACCAGTAGAGGACATTAACTGGCCTATTGTTTCACCTGTAAGAGCTCCCTCTTTAACATCTAGGCTTCAGATGTCTGTTGATCCAGACGTACTAGATGAAAGCTGTATGTTTGAGGTTCCTACAAATGCAGCTTCATGCAAAGAAGATGAATGCAGTTTACAGAAGAATAAATCATTTGTTTCTTCTATCCTCCTTGAAGATTTGGCTGTTTCCTTAACCATTCCATCACCTTTGAAATCAGATGCTCACCTCAGCTTCCTAAAACCTGAGAATAATTCTAGCTCAACTCCCGAGGGTGTTCTCAGCGCACATTACAGCGAAGATGCACTTCTTGAGGAGGAGGATGCCACTGAACAAGACATTCATTTGGCTTTAGAATCTGATAACTCAAGCAGTAAATCAAGTTGTTCTTCATCATGGACAAGTCGGCCTGTTGCTCCCGGTTTTCAGTGTCGCCCCAGCCTACCAATGCAAGCAGTAATCATGGAGAAATCCAATGATCATTTTATTGTAAAGATTAGGCGTGCGGTGCCATCTACCTCACCAGCATCTGATCAGACGGCTTCAGTGAAGGAAGCACAGCCATCCTCAACCAAGAACggaaaacaagaaatgaaaagtgGTGAAAAAGAAAGGGTCAGTCAGAGtgccacagcagctgctgtgcaggaAACCGTCAGACCAGATCTGGTTAAAATGGATCAGTTGCCTCATGTCAGCACTGGACAAGAACAAAATCCTGCCTTATCTCAGCCTCTAAAGGAGTCGCATAATAGTAttggaaaggaagaaactaCTGGGTTGCTTGGACCCTGTAGAAAATCTTCAAACACAGAGGGCCAGGACACTGGAAGCCCAGATGAAGGCTCTGAGCAATCTCAGAGACACAAATTGAAAGtatctgaaaatgtaaatgaaatggGTGTTAGATCTCAGGCTTCTTTTCCTGCTGGATGCAGTGTAGAGTCATACATAGACTTAACAGATGATATTGTTAGTGAAACTTCATGCCTTGCAGTGGAATCCACTGCAGATAACAGGACTCGGGGAACTTCTACAGCTAACTCGGAAAACAGtgataaaaaggaagaattggAAAAGTGCTCTGATGCATTTGTAGACTTAACAGAAGAGCTTTCCAATGAGGCTGTAGCAGGTGAATGTGATCTTGAAACAAAATCCACTTCAAATACTGATGTAGGATGCCAGATAAGTATAGATGGTAAAACtactaaaaaaaggaaaaaggaggctGTCGGAGAGAATTCCAACTCAAAAAGGCAACGAAAAGAAACTGAATCATCAGGTGAAGGGGGCGATGCAAGTGGTGTGAAACCTGAAGAGGTAAATTCAGCACCCAAACAATGTTCTAATAAGAAGAATGAGTTGCAGCAGAACAAAGACTCTTCTCCTTTGGCTTCGTCTTCATCGTCACCTAGTCTGTATGCcaaaaacatcattaaaaagaagggagaagtaGTAGTTTCCTGGACGAG AAATGATGACCGAGAAATTTTACTGGAATGTCAGAGAAAAGGACCATCAAGCAAAACCTTTGTTTCCTTAGCCACTAGGCTGAACAAAAGCCCAAATCAG GTTTCAGAAAGATTCAAGCAGTTAATGAAGCTGTTCAAGAAATCCAAGTGCAAGTAA